GCAAGCCTGGATGGCTGGTTGTTAACCCTTTCCGAGCAGTCCTTTCAGGAGGTGATGAGCTACGCCGACCATCGAGCCTTGCGCCAGGAAATGATGGTGGCTTACTACCGCCGTGCCGTGGGGACCGGTCCCGACGCCATTGCCACCGACAATGAACTGGTTCTGACAGTGTTGCTCGACAGTCGTCACCAGAAAGCACAATTGCTTGGCTATGCCAACTTCGCCGAACTGGCGTTGGTGGAACAAATGGCGCAGACGACCGATGAGGTCACTGCATTTCTTCGTCAGCAGATTGATTGGGCACGCACGACATTTGCCTATGAGGCCCAACAACTGCAGCGCTATGCCGCGCAACGTGGGGTCGATGCGCTGGAACCCTGGGATTACAACTATTATGCGGAAAAAATTCGCCAGGACGTGGCGGGTGTCTCCCAAGACGCAGTGCGCAAATACTTCCCGTTGGAAACGGTGCTGCAACGCTTGTGCGCGTTCACCAAAACGCTGTTCGGCGTTGAGCTGATTGAACAAACCACAGTCGATACCTGGCACCCGGATGTGCAGGTATTCGAACTCAGGGAGTATGCCGAGCCCATTGGGCATTTGTTTATTGACCCTTATCGCCGCATGGCGGGCGGCGAGATTGGCGCCGCCTCAGGTTTGCGCAATCACCGGATGACGGCCGAGGGGCGTCCACAACGTCCCATAGCTGTGCTACGCAGTCAGTTGCCACCCCCTACAGCGACTCAGCCTTGCTTGCTGGATCACTTGCAATTAAGGGTCTTATTGCATGAATTCGGCCACTGCCTGCAGCACTTGTTGACCGCCGCTCCCTACCGGGCGATTTCCGGTATGGGCCAATTAAGCCATGATACGACGGAGTTTTTCGGCCAGGTGCTGGAGCAATTCTGCTTTACCGCGTCGTTCCTGACCTGGCTCTCCGGCCATTTCCAGACAGGAGATCCCTTGCCTGACGATATGGCCACTCAAATGAGCCGATTTGTTCACACCCAGACCAGTCAGGAAAGCGCCAGTATTTTGCTCACGGGCCTCGTCGACTTCGAGCTGCACCGTACTTACGGCGACGGACGTACACCTCATGAAGTTTTCACCCATGCCAACGTTGAAGTCGGGCATTTGCAGTGGCCAGATGGCACCCGCCCGATCAACAGTTTCGAACAACCGATGGGTAGCTATGGGGCCAGGATGTATTCCTACAAGTGGTCTGGTGTCTTGGCCCGCCAGGCTTTTGAACAGTTTGAGCGTGATGGCTTGTTCAACCCGGAGACCGGGAAAGCCTTCCGGGACGCGTTCATCACTGAGGGCGATACCGGTACGCTGTTGAGCGCACTTGCGCTTTTTCGGGGGGACGGCGCGGGATGTGTCGGGCATTCCACCGGGGCATGAAGCGCTGGTGCATATGTAGCCCCTCGGCTGAAACTTGAAACGCCAGAGTGATCTTCAGCAGCCAATCCGGCATGGAGAGCACTCAATGAGCACTGACACCCCACCGTATTTTTTCAGCGAAACCCAAACCGATCGCACACAGCTAAGCGAGCGCCAACGCACACGCAACTTTACCCTCAAGGACCTTGACTGGTTCGACTCGGTCTATCTGGCCACCGATGCTTTGCGCAGGGCACACAAAGCGCCGATGCACGTCCAAACCCTGCAACTGAATGTGCTCGGTCAACCGGCTATTGAATTGGCGGGTGCATTCGTCATGAGCCCCGCCCCAGAAGGCGGGGTTGTTCTCTATACACCCGCTCGTGGTCTGGAAAAGCTGGAAAGCCATGAAATCCTCAAGACGCAAATGAAGTCGTGGCTCAAAGACTCGTCGCAGCGCCAGGCGTTGCTTGATTACCTTTCCATCTCCCAGCAAGTAACCCTGACGCCTACGGCAGCCCTGACGATTACCGCACATACCGTGGCTGGCGCTGTCTTCGAAGCACAACATACGACCCTCTCCAATAACCTGCTCGAAAATGCTCGTTTGATGCGCGAGGAGCTGCTCAAACTGCCCAGTTTCACTTCTCTGCTGGATGAATACATTTCCTCCAAGTTGGCGCAGTCTTTTACGGATGTCGATCAGCGCCAGATCCAAGTGCAGAGTTATGTTATCGACGCATCCAGCGAATCAGGCAATTCTGATTCGCCAACGTCCCGACACACAACCACCCGCTCCTTGAGCGAAACTGTCCTCAGGTATTTCGTTGCCAATAGCTGGCCTGCGGGTGAAACCCGGCACTACTACAACCCCCAGCAGCCTACTCAGGACGCTGATGATCAGTTGCGTTGGGACGTATCAGTCCAAGGATTGGCCCGGGGCTTGAAAGCCTATATGAAGCAACAGCCCAAGGCATTTTGGGCGCTGCCGGCCGCCGCAGGATCCTCACGGCTACAACTTTTTACCAATGCCATGGCCAATGCCTTTTTCACGGTGGCGCTGGAGCAACAACAGCAAACTACGATTACGGTTGAGCAGCGTCTGCAACTACAGGCCTTGCCGCTCAAGGCTGCGCTGCCCGCGACAACGCTTGCTCCTGCGATCAATGTTGAAAAGGCACTGCTGAGTGAGCCTGAACAGACCCCCGCCGAGCTGGCAGGCACACTCATCATCAGCAGTAACAAAAGCGACGATGGCTCGCCCTGGCTGCTCTACACCCCTCAACAAGGCCTGCAATCGTTTGCCGAACTGGGAGCACTCAAAACCCACCTTCTTGATGGTCTCAACTTCAGGCAACATGCCGATGCCTGGAGAAAGCACCTGTCCAGGCCGGAACGCTATAACGAAGTCGATCTGCTGGCCTGCGAGGTCACCACAGCCTCGATCACCGGGGGTATTTTCCAACGCATCATGGAGGGCATCATTGAGAAACAAGGTCGCAACCTTGAATACGCCCTCGATCAGTATCGCCTGAGCCAGGGCACGATGGACCTCGACGCCCTGGTCGACCATGTGCTGGATGTACGTGGCATGATTGATCCAACATTACTGACCTTCGAACCCATGGGGCGTTGGAGTACCCAGTTGGCAGAGACCTGGACGGCGACGGTGAATGAACCCAGGGTTCCACCAACGCTTGCTGCAATGCGCACAACTGTGCATTTACTCGAAAATGTCACCGCCGAAATCGAACAACACCTAT
This genomic stretch from Pseudomonas synxantha BG33R harbors:
- a CDS encoding M3 family metallopeptidase — protein: MPESNPLLLPYDLPPFSAIRAEHLVPAIEQIIADSRNTTATIIASQALFPTWDDLVQAVEELGARLDGFLKIIELLDSVPQGPAWKLASHRSHEMAMQYSAELAANNDLYQLHRQLANSPPAALFNQQRHSALHKILRKYHLAGLDLSPENQLQLKTLNLQIEKVSQEFLRRVKDSSDAWRKHIQDKAMLSGLPGAALARMEAAARDASLDGWLLTLSEQSFQEVMSYADHRALRQEMMVAYYRRAVGTGPDAIATDNELVLTVLLDSRHQKAQLLGYANFAELALVEQMAQTTDEVTAFLRQQIDWARTTFAYEAQQLQRYAAQRGVDALEPWDYNYYAEKIRQDVAGVSQDAVRKYFPLETVLQRLCAFTKTLFGVELIEQTTVDTWHPDVQVFELREYAEPIGHLFIDPYRRMAGGEIGAASGLRNHRMTAEGRPQRPIAVLRSQLPPPTATQPCLLDHLQLRVLLHEFGHCLQHLLTAAPYRAISGMGQLSHDTTEFFGQVLEQFCFTASFLTWLSGHFQTGDPLPDDMATQMSRFVHTQTSQESASILLTGLVDFELHRTYGDGRTPHEVFTHANVEVGHLQWPDGTRPINSFEQPMGSYGARMYSYKWSGVLARQAFEQFERDGLFNPETGKAFRDAFITEGDTGTLLSALALFRGDGAGCVGHSTGA